In a genomic window of Bradyrhizobium sp. LLZ17:
- a CDS encoding sodium-translocating pyrophosphatase: MTALWLIVLCGVLSVVYAIWATSSVLSADAGSPRMQEIAGAVREGAQAYLRRQYTTIGLVGIVIFALLVYFLGLYVAIGFAIGAILSGAAGFIGMNVSVRANVRTAQAATTSLAGGLELAFKAGAITGMLVAGLALLGVTLYFGFLVYSLKLAPDSRVVVDAMVALGFGASLISIFARLGGGIFTKGADVGGDLVGKVEAGIPEDDPRNPATIADNVGDNVGDCAGMAADLFETYAVTAVATMVLAAIFFAKTPILMNMMTLPLAIGGICIITSIVGTFFVKLGPSQSIMGALYKGLIATGVLSLVGIAGVIYTLIGFGKLDGVEFTGAALFECGIVGLVVTALIIWITEYYTGTDYRPVKSIAAASVTGHGTNVIQGLAISMEATALPALVIIAGILVTYSLAGLFGIAIATATMLALAGMVVALDAFGPVTDNAGGIAEMAGLPKEVRKSTDALDAVGNTTKAVTKGYAIGSAGLGALVLFAAYNQDLKFFIADSAHHAYFAGVNPDFSLNNPYVVVGLLFGGLLPYLFGAMGMTAVGRAASAIVEEVRRQFREKPGIMQGTDKPDYGKAVDLLTKAAIKEMIIPSLLPVLSPIVVYFLIYAIAGGGAAGKSAAFSAVGAMLLGVIVTGLFVAISMTSGGGAWDNAKKYIEDGHYGGKGSDAHKSAVTGDTVGDPYKDTAGPAVNPMIKITNIVALLLLAILAH; encoded by the coding sequence ATGACAGCATTATGGTTGATTGTGCTCTGCGGAGTGCTTTCCGTCGTCTACGCGATTTGGGCGACGTCTTCGGTGTTGAGCGCGGATGCGGGGTCGCCGCGCATGCAGGAGATCGCGGGTGCGGTGCGTGAAGGCGCACAGGCCTACTTGCGGCGTCAATACACCACCATCGGTCTCGTCGGCATCGTCATCTTCGCGCTGCTCGTCTACTTCCTCGGTCTGTATGTTGCGATCGGTTTTGCCATCGGCGCCATCCTGTCGGGGGCGGCCGGTTTCATCGGCATGAACGTCTCGGTCCGCGCCAATGTGCGGACCGCCCAGGCTGCGACGACGTCGCTGGCGGGCGGGCTCGAGCTCGCCTTCAAGGCGGGTGCCATCACCGGCATGCTGGTCGCCGGCCTCGCGTTGCTCGGCGTGACGCTCTATTTCGGCTTCCTGGTCTATTCGCTGAAGCTCGCGCCTGACAGCCGGGTCGTCGTCGACGCCATGGTGGCGCTCGGCTTCGGCGCCTCGCTGATCTCGATCTTCGCCCGTCTCGGCGGCGGCATCTTCACCAAGGGTGCGGACGTCGGCGGCGACCTCGTCGGCAAGGTCGAGGCCGGCATTCCCGAGGACGATCCGCGCAACCCGGCCACCATCGCCGACAACGTCGGCGACAATGTCGGCGACTGCGCCGGCATGGCCGCTGATCTGTTCGAGACCTATGCGGTGACCGCGGTCGCCACCATGGTGCTCGCGGCGATCTTCTTCGCCAAGACGCCGATCCTCATGAACATGATGACATTGCCGCTCGCCATCGGCGGCATCTGCATCATCACATCGATCGTCGGCACCTTCTTCGTCAAGCTCGGGCCGAGCCAGTCGATCATGGGCGCGCTCTACAAGGGCCTGATCGCAACCGGCGTCCTGTCGCTGGTCGGCATTGCCGGCGTCATCTACACCCTGATCGGCTTCGGCAAGCTCGACGGCGTCGAGTTCACCGGCGCGGCGCTGTTCGAATGCGGCATTGTCGGCCTCGTCGTCACCGCATTGATCATCTGGATCACCGAATACTACACCGGCACCGACTATCGCCCGGTGAAGTCGATCGCGGCGGCCTCGGTGACCGGCCACGGCACCAATGTGATCCAGGGTCTGGCGATCTCGATGGAGGCAACCGCGCTGCCTGCGCTCGTCATCATCGCCGGCATCCTTGTCACTTACAGCCTTGCCGGCCTGTTCGGCATCGCGATCGCGACCGCCACCATGCTGGCGCTCGCCGGCATGGTCGTCGCGCTCGATGCGTTCGGTCCGGTGACCGACAACGCCGGTGGCATCGCCGAGATGGCGGGTCTGCCGAAGGAAGTGCGCAAGTCGACCGACGCCCTCGACGCGGTCGGCAACACCACCAAGGCGGTGACGAAGGGCTACGCGATCGGCTCTGCCGGTCTCGGGGCTCTCGTACTGTTTGCGGCCTACAACCAGGACCTCAAATTCTTCATCGCGGACTCGGCGCACCACGCTTATTTCGCCGGCGTCAATCCGGACTTCTCGCTCAACAACCCCTATGTGGTTGTCGGCTTGTTGTTCGGCGGTCTGCTGCCCTATCTGTTCGGTGCGATGGGCATGACCGCGGTGGGACGCGCGGCCAGCGCGATCGTCGAGGAGGTGCGCCGGCAGTTCCGGGAGAAGCCGGGCATCATGCAGGGCACCGACAAGCCGGATTACGGCAAGGCGGTCGACCTGCTGACCAAGGCGGCGATCAAGGAGATGATCATCCCGTCGCTGCTGCCGGTGCTGTCGCCGATCGTGGTCTACTTCCTGATCTACGCGATCGCGGGCGGTGGCGCGGCCGGCAAGTCGGCGGCGTTCTCGGCCGTTGGCGCGATGTTGCTCGGCGTGATCGTGACAGGCCTGTTCGTCGCGATCTCGATGACCTCGGGCGGCGGCGCCTGGGACAACGCCAAGAAGTATATCGAGGACGGCCATTACGGCGGCAAGGGCAGTGATGCCCACAAATCCGCTGTTACCGGCGACACGGTCGGCGATCCCTACAAGGATACGGCCGGCCCCGCGGTGAACCCGATGATCAAGATCACCAACATCGTGGCCCTGTTGCTGCTGGCGATCCTGGCGCACTGA
- a CDS encoding outer membrane protein assembly factor BamE codes for MTITNQSRPRADRPRGLHSRWRALNSRWRGLRMLAAVTLVGAALAGCTGEQFQKGYILPPGALEQIPIGASQDQVLIVMGTPSTVATLDGEVFYYISQRSERPVAFMNQKLVDQRVIAIYFDKNRRVRRLANYGLQDGKIFDFISRTTPTSGQEMSYLAPLFKLLSFN; via the coding sequence ATGACGATAACGAACCAGAGCCGCCCGCGCGCCGACAGACCGCGCGGCCTTCATTCGCGCTGGCGCGCCTTGAATTCGCGCTGGCGCGGCCTGCGCATGCTCGCGGCCGTGACCCTGGTTGGCGCGGCGCTGGCCGGCTGCACCGGTGAGCAATTCCAGAAGGGCTATATCCTGCCGCCCGGCGCGCTCGAGCAAATTCCGATCGGCGCGAGCCAGGATCAGGTGCTGATCGTGATGGGCACGCCCTCCACCGTCGCCACGCTGGACGGTGAGGTGTTCTATTACATTTCGCAGCGCTCGGAGCGGCCGGTCGCCTTCATGAACCAGAAGCTGGTCGATCAGCGCGTCATCGCGATCTATTTCGACAAGAACCGGCGCGTGCGCCGGCTTGCGAATTACGGCCTCCAGGACGGCAAGATCTTCGACTTCATCAGCCGGACTACGCCGACCTCGGGTCAGGAGATGAGCTATCTCGCGCCGCTTTTCAAGCTGCTGAGCTTTAACTGA
- a CDS encoding ubiquinol-cytochrome C chaperone family protein — translation MLWPFNHFRKPRLTPAGTIEAIYGMIVTQAREPIFYRDLGVPDTVNGRFDLLLLHLWLLLRRLRTAQDGVEPSQVLFDRFCEDMDDNLREMGVGDQTVPKRMRAFGEAFYGRVQAYDQAIDSGAEALAQAICKNILNGAGIDRARRLAVYAQAAEAALGLAGEQALLLGSFKFPAPNGKDVTP, via the coding sequence ATGCTTTGGCCGTTCAATCACTTCAGGAAACCCCGGCTAACCCCGGCCGGCACCATTGAGGCCATCTATGGCATGATCGTGACGCAGGCGCGAGAACCCATATTTTACCGGGACTTGGGCGTGCCGGATACGGTTAACGGCCGTTTCGACCTATTGCTGCTGCATCTTTGGCTGCTGCTGCGGCGCCTGCGGACCGCCCAGGACGGCGTGGAGCCGTCGCAGGTACTGTTTGACCGCTTCTGCGAGGACATGGACGACAATTTGCGCGAAATGGGCGTGGGCGACCAGACCGTCCCGAAGCGGATGCGGGCCTTCGGCGAGGCCTTTTACGGCCGCGTTCAGGCTTACGACCAGGCGATCGATAGCGGCGCTGAGGCGCTGGCGCAGGCGATCTGCAAGAATATCTTGAATGGCGCCGGGATCGATCGGGCGCGGCGGCTCGCCGTTTACGCGCAGGCCGCGGAGGCGGCTCTCGGCTTGGCTGGCGAACAGGCGCTGCTGCTCGGATCCTTCAAGTTTCCCGCGCCAAATGGGAAGGACGTGACGCCATGA
- a CDS encoding DUF177 domain-containing protein: MNRPMTESKPDPWRAPVMVAHIPDTGLHRELEASPAERQAVAEFAGLREILPLHASFDVVPKSGGRVHVTGHVRAKVGQTCVVTLDPIESEIDEEIDLIFAPEAEVRRLADLIEEGRDDQEPPEVADPPEPIVNGIIDLGRLATDALFLAIDPYPRKPGAVFEAEVTAPDPEDNPFAALKALQDKKKGP; the protein is encoded by the coding sequence ATGAACCGACCGATGACCGAATCCAAGCCCGACCCCTGGCGCGCGCCCGTGATGGTTGCCCATATTCCGGACACCGGCCTACATCGCGAGCTCGAGGCGTCGCCCGCCGAGCGTCAGGCTGTGGCCGAGTTTGCCGGCCTGCGCGAAATTCTGCCGCTCCACGCCAGTTTCGACGTCGTGCCGAAGAGCGGCGGCCGGGTCCATGTCACAGGCCACGTCCGTGCCAAAGTCGGCCAGACCTGCGTGGTGACGCTCGATCCGATCGAGAGTGAAATCGACGAAGAGATCGATCTGATATTCGCGCCCGAGGCCGAGGTGCGGCGGCTGGCCGATCTGATCGAGGAAGGGCGGGACGATCAGGAGCCCCCCGAAGTCGCCGATCCGCCCGAGCCGATCGTCAACGGAATCATCGATCTCGGCCGGCTTGCCACCGACGCGCTGTTCCTGGCGATTGATCCCTATCCGCGCAAGCCCGGTGCCGTGTTCGAGGCGGAGGTCACCGCTCCCGATCCCGAGGACAATCCCTTTGCTGCACTGAAGGCGCTTCAGGACAAGAAGAAGGGCCCGTAG